The following proteins come from a genomic window of Gimesia chilikensis:
- a CDS encoding pyridoxal phosphate-dependent aminotransferase, producing the protein MPMELSSTVQKLKPSATIAAAAKAKELKSTGVKVYEFTLGEPDFNTPAHICDAAKAAMDAGQTHYTPAAGTLEVKQAICDAYQRDYGLSFQPSQVVVSNGAKHSIHNVLTALCGPGDEVIIPTPYWVSYSALVELTGATPVMVETSEESGFCMSAEQFAAAITPKTKLMMLNNPCNPTGAAYPVETLEALAKVAVEKDVAVMSDEIYEKLIYEGSEFRSLASFGPEVAARTIIVSGVSKAYAMTGWRIGWAIAPVEVSAAMTKLQSQETSNPCSISQAATIAALVGTQDSVQEMLAAFKERRAYVLERLHKFPDISFAEPGGAFYAFFNVSAHFNKPLGGGKVVKDATEFCTALLEEAHVALVTGDAFGAPGYVRLSFATDMQTIEEGLNRIEQFLSPA; encoded by the coding sequence ATGCCGATGGAGCTCTCCTCAACTGTTCAGAAACTGAAACCATCCGCCACGATTGCCGCTGCTGCGAAGGCCAAGGAACTGAAAAGCACCGGGGTCAAGGTTTATGAGTTCACCCTGGGAGAGCCGGACTTCAACACCCCGGCCCACATTTGTGATGCTGCCAAAGCAGCCATGGACGCCGGCCAGACTCACTACACCCCGGCCGCGGGAACCCTGGAAGTCAAACAGGCGATCTGCGATGCCTACCAGCGGGATTACGGTTTGAGCTTTCAGCCGAGCCAGGTTGTGGTCTCCAACGGCGCCAAACACTCAATCCACAACGTACTGACCGCCTTGTGTGGCCCCGGCGATGAAGTGATCATCCCCACGCCTTACTGGGTCAGTTACAGCGCCCTGGTCGAACTGACAGGCGCGACTCCCGTGATGGTCGAAACCAGCGAAGAGAGTGGCTTCTGCATGAGTGCAGAACAGTTCGCTGCGGCGATCACTCCCAAAACCAAGCTGATGATGCTCAACAACCCCTGCAACCCGACCGGTGCCGCCTACCCGGTCGAGACACTGGAAGCGCTGGCTAAGGTCGCTGTCGAAAAAGATGTTGCGGTGATGTCTGACGAGATCTACGAAAAACTGATCTACGAAGGATCGGAATTCCGCAGCTTAGCGTCCTTCGGTCCCGAAGTCGCAGCACGGACGATTATCGTCAGTGGTGTAAGTAAAGCTTACGCGATGACCGGCTGGCGTATTGGCTGGGCAATCGCTCCGGTGGAAGTCTCCGCTGCGATGACCAAACTGCAGAGCCAGGAAACATCCAACCCGTGCAGTATCAGCCAGGCAGCGACGATTGCCGCGTTGGTGGGAACACAGGACAGCGTGCAAGAGATGCTGGCCGCGTTCAAAGAACGTCGGGCTTACGTGTTGGAACGGCTGCACAAGTTCCCGGACATCAGCTTCGCTGAACCTGGTGGTGCATTCTATGCGTTCTTCAACGTAAGTGCCCACTTCAATAAGCCGCTGGGCGGAGGCAAGGTTGTGAAAGACGCAACCGAATTCTGTACGGCGCTGCTGGAAGAAGCCCATGTGGCACTGGTGACCGGCGATGCCTTTGGTGCCCCCGGTTATGTGCGTCTGTCTTTCGCAACCGACATGCAGACGATTGAAGAAGGCCTGAACCGGATCGAGCAGTTCCTCTCGCCGGCTTAA
- the sppA gene encoding signal peptide peptidase SppA, whose protein sequence is MSSTFPNKRWFALLLIWGCCFCLFQNVVSAAEEESKPIRENWAHIIIKGDYPEGPQMPGLFGDVTESLSKLTQRLEKASEDKSLSGVILHIKGTSVGWAKLNEIRQAIQKVRKNDKKVYAWIESGMTKDYLLATACDEIVMPESASLILLGLRAEVSFYKNLFDWLNVKPDVLRVGEYKSAAEPYTRTDMSPAFREEMEAILDNYYGQIVDTISKDRGLADSKVEAAIDAGPYMAADAKERGLIDHLAYEDQLPKLITGGDKNKDVKIIKKYAKKRLDTDFSGIAGLIKLMDLLAGIDSSQRIGSGPRVAVIYATGAIMSGSSSQGGLFGVNVLGSDTFIKAVEKAAKDDQVKAIVVRVDSPGGSALASDLMWRALEESGKPLVVSMGDVAASGGYYISMGAERIFAEPGTLTGSIGVVGGKLAVEGLYKKIGITTSVISRGKNSGTFSPMTGFTESEKAAVTKLLHAVYKQFTEKAAEGRKMKYDQLEKLARGRVYTGEMALKIGLVDELGTLEEAIDYARKLGKIPEGEKFEKLILPRPTSPFEQLFGTADTQSRQSSQLSNMLNLLSPELAQQLKKFDLINLLSREKTLTIMPFDLRVN, encoded by the coding sequence ATGTCATCCACTTTTCCAAACAAACGCTGGTTTGCCCTCCTGCTGATCTGGGGATGTTGTTTCTGTCTGTTCCAGAATGTGGTCTCCGCCGCGGAAGAGGAATCGAAGCCCATCCGCGAAAACTGGGCGCACATCATCATCAAGGGAGACTATCCCGAAGGCCCCCAGATGCCCGGGCTGTTTGGCGATGTCACCGAGTCACTTTCCAAGTTGACACAGCGGCTGGAAAAAGCATCCGAAGACAAATCGCTGTCCGGGGTGATTCTGCACATCAAAGGGACATCGGTCGGCTGGGCCAAGCTGAATGAAATCCGCCAGGCCATCCAGAAAGTCCGTAAGAATGACAAGAAGGTCTACGCCTGGATTGAATCCGGCATGACCAAGGATTATCTGCTCGCCACCGCCTGCGATGAAATCGTGATGCCCGAATCGGCTTCGCTGATTCTGCTCGGCCTGCGGGCGGAAGTCAGCTTCTATAAAAACCTGTTCGACTGGCTGAATGTCAAACCTGATGTATTACGCGTCGGTGAATACAAGTCGGCCGCCGAACCCTATACCCGTACCGACATGAGCCCCGCCTTCCGCGAAGAGATGGAAGCGATCCTGGACAACTACTACGGACAGATTGTCGACACGATTTCCAAAGACCGCGGTCTGGCCGATAGTAAAGTCGAAGCCGCCATCGATGCCGGACCTTATATGGCAGCGGATGCAAAGGAGCGTGGATTAATCGACCACCTGGCATACGAAGATCAGCTGCCCAAGCTGATTACCGGGGGCGACAAAAATAAAGACGTCAAAATCATCAAAAAATATGCGAAAAAACGCCTCGATACCGACTTCTCCGGGATTGCGGGGCTGATCAAGCTCATGGACCTGCTGGCCGGCATCGATTCCTCACAGCGGATCGGTTCCGGACCGCGCGTCGCCGTGATCTATGCAACCGGTGCCATTATGTCCGGTTCCAGCTCACAGGGAGGACTCTTCGGAGTCAACGTGCTCGGCTCGGACACATTCATCAAAGCCGTCGAGAAAGCAGCTAAAGATGATCAGGTCAAAGCGATCGTCGTTCGCGTCGACAGCCCGGGCGGAAGTGCCCTGGCCAGCGACCTGATGTGGCGGGCCCTGGAAGAATCCGGAAAACCACTGGTCGTCAGCATGGGCGATGTCGCCGCCAGTGGCGGATACTACATCTCCATGGGAGCCGAACGGATCTTCGCGGAACCGGGAACACTTACAGGTTCTATCGGCGTCGTGGGAGGCAAACTGGCCGTGGAAGGCCTGTATAAAAAGATCGGCATCACCACCAGCGTGATCTCCCGTGGTAAGAACAGCGGTACCTTCAGTCCGATGACCGGCTTCACCGAATCGGAAAAGGCCGCGGTCACCAAACTGCTCCATGCGGTTTACAAGCAGTTCACCGAGAAAGCCGCCGAGGGCCGCAAAATGAAATACGACCAGCTCGAGAAGCTTGCCCGCGGTCGCGTCTATACCGGCGAGATGGCTCTGAAAATCGGTCTGGTCGATGAACTGGGAACCCTGGAAGAAGCCATCGACTATGCCCGTAAACTCGGCAAGATTCCCGAGGGCGAGAAATTCGAAAAACTGATTCTCCCGCGTCCGACCAGCCCCTTCGAACAGCTGTTCGGAACCGCCGATACTCAGAGCCGTCAATCCAGTCAGCTCTCAAACATGCTGAATCTGCTCTCTCCGGAGCTGGCACAGCAGTTGAAAAAGTTTGATTTGATCAATCTGCTGTCACGCGAGAAGACATTGACTATCATGCCGTTCGATCTTCGCGTAAATTAA
- a CDS encoding FG-GAP repeat domain-containing protein: MFKGFKIAGGKSFQVVFTLVLLGGMTAYVSADEKPRLADYYGFKPLELFKLSDRSSNMLAADMNGDKLNDLVLIDNSNSRIDILQQRTGNEDPMSEEVSDGVNFIPDDARFKHVKVPVDVSISALTVGDFNGDGRNDLAYLALPDRLIIRYQTENGGWSDRKRIRLADLQPTQWTIAAGDLNFDQRTDLIVLGTNHTYVILQDEKGDFATPRSILNTSPKLGLASIADLNGDGRNDFTYATRDGKDQVLCARLQKQDGHLGPEIRFELSSPRSVTLSEIDGKPGSEILTIDSQTGRLKVQQLEKAQSKDGEISKRLTLYGFGEEGSGRNRGFDLGDINGDGLTDVVVSDPETAQMLVYLQTKDRGLDLGQTYPGLLGVEQLRVEDVNGDGKGEVFVLSEREKIIGVSALDKQRLSFPKVLPIKGEPLAFELADLDGNQSPELIYVAKVGDKRGYSYQLQALRLNKDGSWGEYQFPSDPPNLDSPKSLVKLDANGDGIYELMAFYGLSRSPKMITLTPKQTPQLITPSGGINLDEIKPESIFIGGPKRDWILTAQNNFARRLILNSDNQWQVVDQFNAPESKARVEGAVNMDLDGEPGDEIVLIDLGVQKLRILRKEANVYRPWKEVEIGEFPLLSAHVADLNGDQRPDLVLFGRGQFGILYSGQTPPTLKEVASYESKLPQAYFTDSVAGDLNGDGAPDVVILDLRTHQVEILNFKDKPGLRHALNFKIFEEKTFSRSNRTGVDPREAVIADVTGDNRKDLILLCHDRVLLYPQDDGK, translated from the coding sequence ATGTTTAAGGGCTTCAAAATCGCAGGTGGAAAATCATTCCAGGTGGTATTCACGCTGGTTCTGCTGGGAGGCATGACCGCATACGTCTCTGCAGACGAGAAGCCCCGACTCGCCGACTACTACGGTTTCAAGCCGCTGGAACTCTTCAAGCTCTCCGATCGTTCTTCCAATATGCTCGCCGCCGACATGAACGGTGACAAGCTGAATGATCTGGTGCTGATCGATAACAGTAACAGCCGCATCGATATCCTGCAGCAGCGCACCGGCAACGAAGATCCGATGAGTGAAGAGGTCAGCGATGGCGTGAACTTCATTCCCGATGATGCCCGTTTCAAACACGTCAAGGTGCCCGTAGATGTCTCTATCTCCGCCCTCACAGTCGGCGACTTTAACGGCGACGGCCGCAACGATCTGGCATACCTCGCACTCCCTGACCGACTGATTATCCGCTACCAGACAGAGAATGGCGGCTGGTCTGATCGGAAACGAATTCGCCTGGCGGACCTGCAGCCTACGCAATGGACGATCGCTGCCGGAGATCTGAACTTCGATCAGCGGACCGACCTCATCGTACTCGGCACCAATCACACTTATGTCATTTTGCAGGACGAGAAGGGCGACTTCGCAACCCCCCGTTCCATCCTGAATACGTCACCCAAGCTGGGCCTGGCTTCCATTGCCGATCTGAACGGCGATGGCCGCAACGACTTCACCTACGCCACGCGCGATGGCAAAGATCAGGTCCTCTGTGCCCGTCTACAGAAACAGGATGGCCACCTGGGACCGGAAATCCGCTTCGAACTCTCCAGCCCCCGCTCGGTCACACTTTCAGAAATTGACGGCAAACCAGGTTCGGAAATCCTCACCATCGATTCCCAGACCGGTCGCCTTAAAGTCCAGCAGTTGGAGAAGGCCCAGTCGAAAGATGGTGAAATCTCCAAACGGCTCACACTCTATGGGTTCGGCGAAGAAGGTTCCGGACGCAACCGGGGGTTTGACCTCGGTGATATCAATGGCGACGGATTAACGGATGTCGTCGTTTCCGATCCCGAAACAGCACAGATGCTCGTCTACCTGCAGACCAAAGACCGCGGCCTGGATCTGGGGCAGACCTATCCCGGTCTGCTCGGAGTCGAACAGCTCCGCGTCGAAGACGTTAACGGCGACGGCAAAGGCGAAGTCTTTGTGCTCAGCGAGCGCGAAAAGATCATCGGCGTCAGTGCCCTGGACAAACAACGGCTCTCATTCCCCAAAGTGCTCCCCATTAAAGGCGAACCGCTGGCATTCGAACTGGCGGATCTCGACGGGAATCAGTCCCCCGAACTGATCTACGTCGCGAAGGTCGGCGATAAACGCGGCTACAGCTACCAGCTCCAGGCCCTGCGTCTGAACAAGGATGGCAGCTGGGGCGAATATCAATTCCCCAGCGACCCGCCAAATCTGGATTCCCCCAAGTCGCTGGTCAAACTGGATGCCAACGGCGACGGCATCTACGAGCTGATGGCCTTCTACGGGCTCTCCCGCTCACCCAAAATGATTACGTTAACGCCGAAACAGACTCCCCAGTTAATCACACCGTCCGGCGGAATTAACCTCGATGAAATCAAACCCGAGTCCATTTTTATCGGCGGCCCCAAACGGGACTGGATCCTCACCGCTCAGAACAACTTCGCCCGCAGACTGATTCTGAATTCCGACAATCAATGGCAGGTCGTTGATCAGTTCAATGCCCCCGAAAGTAAGGCCCGCGTGGAAGGCGCCGTGAATATGGATCTCGACGGAGAGCCCGGTGACGAAATCGTGCTCATCGATCTGGGTGTCCAGAAACTGCGGATCCTCCGTAAAGAAGCCAACGTCTATCGTCCCTGGAAGGAAGTCGAAATCGGCGAGTTTCCGCTGCTCTCAGCTCATGTGGCTGATCTGAATGGAGACCAGCGGCCCGACCTGGTTCTCTTCGGTCGCGGTCAGTTCGGCATTCTGTACTCCGGTCAGACTCCGCCCACTCTCAAAGAGGTCGCCTCGTATGAATCGAAACTGCCCCAGGCCTACTTTACCGATTCCGTTGCAGGAGACCTGAACGGCGACGGTGCTCCCGACGTGGTCATTCTCGATCTGCGGACGCACCAGGTGGAAATTCTGAATTTCAAAGACAAACCAGGCTTACGCCACGCACTGAATTTCAAGATCTTCGAAGAGAAAACCTTTTCCCGCTCCAACCGAACCGGCGTTGATCCCCGCGAAGCAGTCATCGCCGATGTGACGGGCGACAATCGCAAAGATCTGATTCTGCTCTGCCACGACCGCGTACTGCTCTACCCGCAGGATGATGGGAAGTAA
- a CDS encoding beta strand repeat-containing protein, with amino-acid sequence MNKLRVSLACFFLASQYLLALVSAAAPDENGSDQTEGRTTIGEPAGSAIVGSVSSGGFRHDFTPANQVQRNDVPGFSSMKDVSYKDVPQGYIPYRYPDPRTMEVNEFVDTGAGYQPMPVDEFHPIFRLDKGIGGGIGYDDGYSNLGMLIPFTIRPEQSMLFLDVRAMVTDQGAGGVNLGAGWRAYSENLDKIFTLAGWYDYDDGHYQDYHQIGVSGEVIGQYLTGRINGYFPINNNEVVISNNLNGGGYFQSNYIFLNRTRKSESSYGGVDAEIGGPLPVLGKYGIDGFVGGYYYNSDHDKSAAGAKFRAEANINDWWQMSVSYAKDSVFGSNAWMNVILTIPDGRSNKWMRPKTLQQRMYQPMNRNYRVVAHVKEEINSEMAINPDDNMPYIVQHIDPDYGAAGNGTYETPFGSVAAYNASPPTAETDIIFVQDGNELNLDGQITLLDKGVGVTGQRLLSEAVQHTINVLNDGSVSTLNLPGYNPDASRPTLSYSAGGGGAAGAVVIGQGGAWEVSGFNISGARTGGALPYNDGIYSAGTRGFNINNNSFVLYNRGVNVTNTADGIGIVSTNTFSGDGANSFHGALINQNAGTLELSFMDNTATNNLGVVPPGTGTGFEIIANAGSTIDGVGTAADGVTTLGITGNTANNNGTGMIITENGGNIDTDFSNNTFNNNINPNTGLHVNSNGGTITFRSFDTITASNNTGKGIAFDATAGGSISALSEDLNQNGVLDPGEDLNGDGELNLGMTNINASNNTLDGFVATSDGAGSNINLNIGNINVTSNIFNSNGQHGISLNTTNDGAITGSIINNTATGNTEDGLAMTLTSGSIDLTGFGTTSIGSNAFTGNTGNGMSITNNTGGTFTATEISSNDFSNNTGAGMFLGGNALGGTTTATNTLGSITSNNFNRTTTGTAGILFDTSDVRTTATITSNTFIGRAPNLPADDGASFGVGGTVDGTTTVGGNGGVTLEFGDLGAVDNSLTNTFQNNGDAHIGLLLIGNTTNQVDIDQHNFDTTFDTTLNSEFTGEGVGFILRDTATLTNSTIQRSVFQNSAASGLLMTVTGNNLGDFGTINNITIGGSTADYGNLFTNNTGNGLEMARTSDGVMTNIDITYNTFTTNTLNGIDLTASAANKTDTYTINNNSVTDNGLSGVDLRVEADAVLSANMDSNTITGNGLHGIMTTELVNSPGDARGVTGAWTRNYIAENAGDGIHLEAATDNLVIGDAADSSLGNMIVDNGVDGIAVEDAGTLTIARNYIAENAAIGIDMDLLGYNNTTISNNDITRNGGDGIEFMNVLSGSYDLSITGNVIDFNGGRGFDVLARPGLGGSASSIDIAFNNNIVNENRLEGVYVVYTASLTQNQTDPSTTALAADGSIFQDVYLRMDMDNNQIIDNGRDSGFNATGLVVRVGTTRSFSGGGNINNPGGFASDGLGNFVTSGVIMSVTNTTLTGNLGDDVYFASFTSTDDPANTTGTWGATVDPTVINTFQTDPLARLDLLWDNNTIISSDVNNTGAFYANADTFKSRLNTNSVPFDGPFTSTTRRRNAQRQAARINNLIDPGAGNFFYSGTGASTFRLDSSGDLGIFILDGNPYTTTGDANGVLLPGNIVGELPFGWGQY; translated from the coding sequence ATGAACAAATTACGTGTCAGCCTGGCCTGCTTCTTTTTAGCCTCTCAGTATTTACTGGCTTTGGTATCAGCAGCAGCACCTGATGAGAATGGTAGTGATCAAACTGAGGGACGGACCACGATTGGAGAGCCAGCAGGTTCCGCCATTGTGGGGAGTGTCTCGTCCGGAGGGTTCCGGCATGATTTCACTCCTGCAAACCAGGTTCAACGAAATGATGTCCCCGGCTTTTCATCCATGAAGGATGTCAGCTACAAGGATGTGCCACAAGGATACATTCCTTATCGCTATCCTGATCCCCGCACGATGGAAGTCAATGAATTCGTTGACACCGGCGCCGGTTATCAGCCGATGCCCGTCGATGAATTTCATCCGATCTTCCGCCTCGACAAAGGCATCGGCGGCGGGATTGGATACGACGACGGGTACTCCAACCTCGGCATGTTGATTCCCTTCACCATTCGCCCCGAACAGAGCATGCTGTTCCTGGATGTCCGGGCCATGGTTACCGACCAGGGAGCCGGCGGTGTGAACCTCGGTGCCGGATGGCGTGCCTATAGCGAAAATCTCGATAAGATTTTCACCCTCGCAGGCTGGTACGACTACGATGACGGCCACTACCAGGATTACCATCAGATTGGTGTCAGTGGTGAAGTCATCGGTCAATACCTGACCGGACGGATCAACGGATACTTCCCGATCAATAATAATGAAGTTGTCATTTCGAACAACCTGAACGGTGGCGGCTACTTCCAGTCGAACTATATCTTCCTGAACCGCACACGTAAGTCTGAATCTTCCTACGGTGGTGTTGATGCAGAAATCGGTGGTCCGCTGCCGGTTCTCGGTAAGTACGGCATCGACGGTTTTGTCGGCGGTTACTACTACAACTCAGACCACGATAAGAGTGCCGCTGGTGCCAAGTTCCGGGCGGAAGCCAATATCAATGACTGGTGGCAGATGAGTGTCAGTTATGCCAAGGACTCTGTCTTTGGTTCGAATGCCTGGATGAATGTCATTCTGACGATCCCCGATGGTCGTTCGAACAAGTGGATGCGTCCCAAGACTCTCCAGCAGCGTATGTACCAGCCTATGAATCGTAACTACCGCGTTGTGGCTCACGTCAAGGAAGAGATCAACAGCGAAATGGCGATCAATCCGGATGACAATATGCCGTACATCGTACAGCACATCGATCCGGACTATGGTGCCGCAGGTAATGGTACTTATGAAACTCCCTTCGGTTCTGTTGCTGCCTATAACGCTTCTCCACCAACGGCTGAAACAGACATCATCTTCGTACAGGATGGTAACGAGCTCAACCTCGACGGACAGATCACCCTGCTGGATAAAGGCGTGGGTGTGACCGGTCAGCGGTTGTTGAGTGAAGCAGTCCAGCACACCATTAACGTCTTAAACGATGGTTCGGTCAGCACACTGAACCTGCCTGGTTACAATCCGGATGCCAGCCGTCCGACTCTGAGCTATTCTGCTGGCGGCGGCGGTGCTGCTGGTGCAGTGGTTATTGGTCAGGGTGGAGCATGGGAAGTTTCCGGCTTCAACATCAGCGGTGCCCGGACCGGAGGCGCTTTGCCTTACAACGATGGTATTTACTCCGCAGGAACACGCGGGTTCAATATCAACAACAACTCGTTCGTTCTATACAACCGCGGTGTGAATGTCACCAACACGGCTGATGGTATCGGTATTGTTTCTACCAACACCTTCTCGGGTGATGGGGCTAACTCCTTCCATGGGGCTCTCATCAACCAGAATGCGGGTACACTCGAACTCTCCTTCATGGATAACACGGCAACCAACAACCTGGGGGTCGTACCACCGGGTACGGGAACCGGTTTCGAAATCATTGCCAATGCCGGCAGCACCATCGATGGGGTGGGAACGGCAGCTGACGGTGTGACCACTCTGGGCATCACCGGTAATACCGCTAACAACAACGGTACCGGGATGATCATTACGGAAAACGGTGGTAACATCGATACCGATTTCTCGAACAACACCTTCAACAATAACATCAATCCTAACACAGGACTGCATGTTAACTCGAACGGCGGTACAATCACCTTCCGCAGCTTCGATACCATCACAGCTTCAAATAATACCGGAAAAGGTATCGCCTTCGATGCCACCGCCGGTGGTTCGATCTCCGCTCTCTCTGAAGATTTAAATCAGAATGGAGTCCTGGATCCGGGTGAAGATTTGAACGGTGACGGAGAACTCAATCTGGGCATGACTAACATCAATGCCAGCAACAATACCCTGGATGGTTTTGTTGCCACCTCAGATGGAGCAGGATCCAATATCAATCTGAATATCGGTAACATCAATGTCACTTCGAACATCTTCAACAGTAACGGTCAGCATGGTATCAGCCTGAATACCACGAACGACGGTGCGATTACCGGCAGCATTATCAATAATACTGCAACCGGTAACACGGAAGATGGTCTGGCGATGACACTCACTTCCGGTTCGATCGACCTGACCGGTTTCGGAACGACCTCGATTGGCAGTAACGCCTTCACCGGCAACACTGGTAACGGTATGAGTATCACCAACAATACCGGGGGTACTTTCACGGCAACGGAAATCTCATCGAACGATTTCAGTAACAATACGGGAGCCGGTATGTTCCTGGGGGGCAATGCTCTGGGGGGAACCACCACAGCTACCAATACCCTGGGCAGCATTACTTCCAACAACTTCAACCGGACCACAACAGGTACCGCCGGTATCCTGTTTGATACCAGTGATGTTCGCACCACCGCTACCATCACCAGCAATACCTTCATCGGACGGGCCCCCAACCTGCCTGCCGATGATGGAGCCAGCTTCGGTGTCGGCGGTACCGTGGATGGTACCACGACTGTGGGCGGCAACGGCGGTGTGACTCTGGAATTTGGTGACCTGGGAGCGGTAGACAACTCCCTGACCAACACCTTCCAGAATAACGGCGATGCCCACATCGGTCTGCTGTTGATCGGTAACACAACCAACCAGGTTGACATCGATCAGCACAACTTCGATACCACCTTTGACACGACTCTCAACAGCGAATTCACTGGTGAAGGCGTCGGATTTATCTTACGGGATACAGCTACTTTGACCAACAGCACCATTCAGCGGAGTGTCTTCCAGAACAGTGCTGCATCCGGTCTGTTGATGACTGTTACCGGTAATAACCTGGGTGATTTTGGTACCATCAACAACATCACCATCGGGGGCAGCACAGCTGATTACGGCAACCTGTTTACCAACAATACCGGCAACGGTCTTGAAATGGCTCGCACCTCAGATGGTGTCATGACTAATATTGATATCACCTACAATACCTTCACTACCAATACCCTGAATGGTATCGACCTGACGGCCTCAGCAGCCAACAAGACCGATACCTATACCATTAACAACAACTCAGTTACCGATAACGGTCTCTCTGGTGTTGATCTCCGAGTTGAGGCGGATGCAGTCCTCTCAGCAAACATGGACAGTAATACGATTACCGGAAACGGTCTGCACGGTATCATGACCACCGAGCTGGTGAATTCACCCGGCGATGCACGTGGTGTTACCGGGGCCTGGACCCGCAACTACATTGCGGAAAACGCCGGTGACGGTATTCACCTCGAAGCGGCAACTGACAACCTCGTCATCGGGGATGCAGCCGACTCGTCACTGGGTAACATGATCGTGGACAACGGAGTCGACGGTATCGCTGTCGAAGATGCTGGAACTCTCACGATCGCCCGCAACTACATCGCAGAGAACGCTGCCATCGGTATCGACATGGATCTGCTCGGCTATAATAACACGACCATTTCCAACAACGATATTACCCGGAACGGAGGAGATGGTATCGAATTCATGAATGTGCTCTCAGGGAGTTACGATCTGAGTATCACTGGCAACGTGATCGACTTCAACGGAGGTCGTGGTTTCGATGTCCTGGCTCGACCGGGTCTGGGGGGATCTGCCTCTTCAATCGACATCGCGTTTAACAACAATATCGTGAACGAGAACCGCCTGGAAGGTGTGTATGTGGTCTACACCGCTTCACTCACGCAGAATCAGACCGACCCCTCCACAACGGCTCTGGCAGCAGACGGAAGTATCTTCCAGGATGTTTATCTGAGAATGGATATGGACAACAACCAGATCATCGACAACGGTCGTGACAGCGGCTTCAACGCAACTGGCCTGGTCGTCCGAGTTGGTACGACTCGCTCCTTCAGCGGAGGTGGTAATATCAATAACCCTGGTGGCTTTGCCAGCGATGGCCTGGGGAACTTCGTAACCTCTGGTGTGATCATGTCGGTCACAAATACCACCCTCACGGGTAACCTGGGTGACGATGTCTACTTCGCATCGTTTACCTCAACGGATGACCCCGCAAATACCACAGGTACCTGGGGAGCCACTGTTGACCCGACCGTTATCAACACCTTCCAGACAGATCCACTCGCCCGTCTGGACCTGTTGTGGGACAACAACACCATTATCTCATCTGATGTGAATAATACTGGTGCCTTCTACGCCAACGCTGATACCTTCAAATCTCGTCTGAATACAAACAGTGTGCCATTCGATGGACCGTTCACCTCGACCACACGTCGTCGTAACGCTCAACGTCAGGCAGCTCGTATCAATAACCTGATTGATCCAGGTGCCGGTAACTTCTTCTACTCCGGTACCGGAGCCAGTACCTTCCGTCTCGACAGTTCGGGAGACCTGGGGATCTTCATCCTGGACGGCAATCCCTACACCACCACAGGGGACGCCAACGGGGTGCTCCTGCCAGGCAACATTGTCGGCGAACTGCCCTTCGGTTGGGGACAGTACTAA